A single genomic interval of Pseudomonas sp. FeN3W harbors:
- a CDS encoding complex I subunit 5 family protein, which produces MTAWLWLLVPFAPLLGGVLLLWLRERSLPWLWLACAPALLAALQPPPALELPWLWEGVRWGASDTLTRAWLGFTAVLWSCAAIFANSSLAADRKRLRFWTFWQLALAGNLLLVIATDALSFYLGFSAMSLAAYGLIVQRGGPGPRRAGRLYLQLAIGGEMLLLAGLLLRSHSTEQAFDFASWQAQPIDHLTLALLVLGLGLKAGFWPLHVWLPLAHPQAPAPASAVLSGAMLKAGILGIWRCLPESDPTLAAWSTPLLVAGLFGALYAAALGLCAAKSKAVLAWSSVSQMGWMLMILALAWSLEAPSAALLTVLVLFGVHHGLAKGALFLAAGMVHEGRLSRLGWALLVLPALAIMGAPLTSGAAVKYLLKEAWHDSAFGAWLPWLTLASFATALLLWRALWLMWRDQQHASTRAPLGQWLPWALLCVASLSVPWLWPAMREPLLAGMYLANLWSALWPLLAALGLTLLVLRRGWGVPSRLAQLPNPALWASLYLTRLLRQPPLPVPGMQLERNRWRARERRWNRQWERGALTLSAWLLVALLWLGWLW; this is translated from the coding sequence ATGACTGCCTGGCTCTGGCTGCTGGTGCCTTTCGCACCGTTGCTCGGCGGCGTTCTGCTGTTGTGGCTGCGCGAGCGCAGCCTGCCGTGGCTGTGGCTGGCCTGTGCGCCGGCGCTGCTGGCAGCGCTGCAACCGCCGCCAGCGTTGGAGTTGCCGTGGCTCTGGGAGGGCGTGCGCTGGGGCGCCAGCGATACCCTGACCCGCGCCTGGCTGGGCTTTACCGCCGTGCTCTGGAGTTGCGCGGCGATCTTTGCCAACAGCAGCCTGGCTGCCGATCGCAAGCGGCTGCGCTTCTGGACGTTCTGGCAACTGGCGCTGGCCGGCAACCTGCTGTTGGTCATCGCCACCGACGCGCTGAGCTTCTACCTCGGCTTCAGCGCCATGAGCCTCGCGGCCTATGGGTTGATCGTGCAGCGCGGTGGACCGGGCCCGCGGCGGGCCGGACGCCTCTATCTGCAACTGGCGATCGGCGGCGAGATGCTGCTGCTCGCCGGGCTGTTGCTGCGCAGCCACAGCACCGAGCAGGCCTTCGACTTCGCCAGCTGGCAGGCGCAGCCGATCGACCACCTGACCCTGGCCCTGCTGGTGCTCGGGCTCGGCCTGAAGGCCGGGTTCTGGCCGCTGCACGTCTGGCTGCCGCTGGCCCATCCGCAGGCACCGGCCCCGGCCAGCGCGGTGCTTTCCGGGGCGATGCTCAAGGCTGGCATTCTCGGCATCTGGCGCTGCCTGCCGGAGAGCGACCCGACGCTCGCGGCCTGGAGCACGCCGCTGCTCGTTGCCGGCCTGTTCGGCGCGCTCTATGCGGCTGCGCTGGGGCTGTGCGCGGCCAAGTCCAAGGCGGTGCTGGCCTGGTCATCGGTGAGCCAGATGGGCTGGATGCTGATGATCCTGGCGCTGGCCTGGAGCCTGGAGGCGCCCTCTGCGGCGCTGCTGACGGTGCTGGTGCTGTTCGGCGTGCATCACGGGCTGGCCAAGGGCGCGCTGTTCCTCGCCGCCGGGATGGTTCATGAAGGACGTCTGTCGCGTCTGGGCTGGGCGCTGCTGGTGCTGCCGGCGCTGGCGATCATGGGCGCGCCGCTCACCAGCGGTGCGGCAGTGAAGTACCTGCTGAAGGAGGCCTGGCATGACAGCGCCTTCGGCGCCTGGTTGCCCTGGCTGACCCTGGCCAGCTTCGCCACCGCGTTACTGCTCTGGCGCGCGCTCTGGCTGATGTGGCGCGACCAGCAGCACGCCAGCACCCGCGCGCCGCTCGGCCAGTGGTTGCCGTGGGCGTTGCTCTGCGTGGCGTCGCTATCCGTGCCCTGGCTCTGGCCGGCTATGCGCGAACCGCTATTGGCCGGGATGTATCTGGCCAATCTATGGTCGGCGTTATGGCCGCTACTGGCTGCACTGGGCCTTACATTGCTGGTGCTGCGCCGCGGCTGGGGCGTGCCGTCGCGGCTGGCGCAGTTGCCCAACCCGGCACTGTGGGCATCGCTGTATCTCACGCGCCTGCTGCGCCAGCCGCCACTGCCCGTACCCGGGATGCAGCTCGAGCGGAACCGCTGGCGGGCGCGCGAACGGCGCTGGAATCGCCAGTGGGAACGCGGCGCGCTGACCCTCAGCGCCTGGCTGCTGGTGGCGCTGCTCTGGCTGGGCTGGCTGTGGTGA
- a CDS encoding proton-conducting transporter membrane subunit has translation MSWHELLPLGIVLSSLLPGLVIFGLREDRQRLRVSLNLLGVTLKLVLVGSMLYGVSQGSEYRFSVPLLPGAPLVLQADALALLFVALSSLLWAATTIYAIGYLENSPLRSRFFGYFSLCVSATVGLALAGNLVSFLLFYELLTLATFPLVVHRGTPESLAAGRVYLAYTVGGGSLVLMGVALLHSLAGTPDFQAAGYLLDEVGEHDVGLRVAFALLILGLGVKAALIPLHGWLPQAMVAPAPVSALLHAVAVVKAGAFGIVRVVYDVFGAEALTQLDLTTPLLWLAAATILYGSLRALQQQELKKRLAYSTISQVSYVTLGVALLGPIAAVGGLVHLVHQGLMKVTLFYCAGNFAETLGIHRIREMDGVGRRMPWSMTAFSIGALGMIGIPPIAGFISKWTLGLGALEVGQDWVLLVLLGSALLNAAYFLPLLWRGWFAEPADWHQNRWADERFETHWMLLLPPLLTALLSLLVGLLAATALSPLGWSQLIVEREFAI, from the coding sequence ATGAGCTGGCATGAGCTTTTGCCCCTTGGCATCGTGCTCAGCTCGCTGCTGCCGGGCCTGGTGATCTTCGGCCTGCGCGAGGACCGGCAGCGCCTGCGGGTGTCCCTCAACCTGCTCGGCGTGACGCTCAAGCTGGTGCTGGTCGGCAGCATGCTCTACGGCGTCAGCCAGGGCAGCGAGTACCGCTTCAGCGTGCCGCTGTTGCCGGGCGCGCCGCTGGTGTTGCAGGCCGATGCGCTGGCCTTGCTGTTCGTCGCGCTGTCGTCGCTGCTGTGGGCGGCGACGACGATCTATGCCATCGGCTATCTGGAAAACTCGCCGCTGCGCTCGCGCTTCTTCGGCTACTTCAGCCTCTGCGTCAGCGCCACGGTGGGCCTGGCGCTGGCCGGCAATCTGGTCAGCTTCCTGCTGTTCTACGAACTGCTGACCCTCGCCACCTTCCCGCTGGTGGTGCACCGCGGCACGCCCGAGTCGCTCGCCGCGGGGCGCGTTTATCTGGCCTACACCGTCGGTGGTGGGTCGCTGGTACTGATGGGCGTGGCGTTGCTGCACAGCCTGGCCGGCACGCCGGATTTCCAGGCCGCCGGCTACCTGCTGGATGAGGTCGGCGAGCATGACGTCGGGCTACGCGTAGCCTTCGCCCTGCTGATCCTCGGCCTCGGCGTGAAGGCCGCGCTGATTCCGCTGCACGGCTGGCTGCCGCAGGCGATGGTCGCTCCGGCGCCGGTCAGCGCCTTGCTGCACGCGGTGGCGGTGGTCAAGGCCGGGGCCTTTGGCATCGTGCGGGTGGTCTATGACGTCTTCGGCGCCGAGGCGCTGACGCAACTGGATCTCACCACGCCGCTGCTCTGGCTCGCCGCAGCGACCATTCTCTACGGTTCGCTGCGCGCCCTGCAGCAGCAGGAGCTGAAGAAGCGCCTGGCCTACTCGACCATCAGCCAGGTGTCCTACGTGACTCTCGGCGTCGCGCTGCTCGGGCCGATCGCTGCGGTGGGCGGCCTGGTGCATCTGGTCCATCAGGGGCTGATGAAGGTCACGCTGTTCTACTGTGCGGGCAACTTCGCCGAAACCCTGGGCATACACCGCATCCGCGAGATGGACGGCGTCGGCCGGCGCATGCCCTGGAGCATGACGGCGTTCTCCATCGGCGCGCTGGGCATGATCGGCATCCCGCCGATTGCCGGCTTCATCAGCAAATGGACGCTCGGCCTCGGCGCGCTGGAAGTCGGTCAGGACTGGGTGCTGCTGGTGTTGCTCGGTTCGGCGTTGCTCAACGCCGCCTACTTCCTGCCGCTGCTCTGGCGTGGCTGGTTTGCCGAGCCAGCGGACTGGCACCAGAACCGCTGGGCCGATGAGCGTTTCGAAACCCACTGGATGCTGTTGCTGCCGCCGCTGCTCACGGCGCTGCTGTCGCTGCTGGTCGGCCTGCTGGCAGCCACCGCGCTGAGTCCGCTGGGCTGGAGCCAACTGATCGTCGAGCGGGAGTTCGCCATATGA
- a CDS encoding proton-conducting transporter membrane subunit — MNAALVSLLLPLAGALLLILLRPARSGRWVIALSLAALLAAIMALQVVLDHGERSLLVGGWEAGLAIRFRLTPLAALLLVFTSGLHLLVALYAARIAHAAGSQDYWPLSCLLHAALAALWLSADLFNLYVTLELLSLVAVALVSLAGRKAWKPALNYLLLSLAGSLAYLLGVALIYGRYGVLDLAMLAQLTEADGATQLALLLMTLGLMLKAALWPLHLWLPPAHAAAPTAVSALLSALVVKGPLYILWLIWSEIAPDAFGHDAGLLFGAAGVLALIAGGWSALRAPRLKTLVAYSTVAQLGYALLALGLLLHLDEPRLHAALWLFVLAHGLAKVSMFLAAGELQSILGSKRVKGMKGASQNVPIALAAFAVAGGSLIGLPPSGGFLAKWLLLQPLFERPQHWPWALGVLFGTLMSAAYVFRVIAHGFDRARPNPPSIHADRLAQWLALLPALLVWGLALISEPLLLWLGGLGR, encoded by the coding sequence TTGAACGCCGCCCTGGTCAGCCTGCTGCTGCCCCTGGCCGGCGCCTTGCTGCTGATCCTGCTGCGCCCGGCGCGCAGCGGCCGCTGGGTGATCGCGCTGAGCCTGGCTGCGCTCCTGGCGGCGATCATGGCGCTGCAGGTGGTGCTCGATCATGGCGAGCGCAGCCTGCTGGTCGGTGGTTGGGAGGCGGGGCTGGCGATCCGTTTCCGCCTGACGCCGTTGGCTGCGTTGTTGCTAGTGTTCACGTCCGGGCTGCACCTGCTGGTGGCGCTGTACGCGGCGCGCATCGCCCATGCCGCCGGCAGTCAGGATTACTGGCCGTTGTCTTGCCTGCTGCATGCTGCGCTGGCCGCGCTGTGGCTCTCGGCGGATCTGTTCAACCTCTACGTGACGCTGGAGCTGCTCAGCCTGGTCGCGGTGGCGCTGGTGTCGCTGGCGGGGCGCAAAGCCTGGAAACCGGCGCTGAATTACCTGCTGCTGTCGCTGGCCGGCTCGCTGGCCTATCTGCTCGGTGTGGCACTGATCTACGGGCGCTACGGCGTGCTCGATCTGGCCATGCTGGCGCAACTGACCGAAGCCGATGGCGCGACCCAGCTGGCGCTGCTGCTGATGACCCTCGGGTTGATGCTCAAGGCCGCGCTATGGCCGCTGCACCTGTGGTTGCCGCCGGCCCACGCCGCGGCGCCGACCGCGGTCAGTGCGCTGCTTTCGGCGCTGGTGGTCAAGGGCCCGCTGTACATTCTCTGGCTGATCTGGAGCGAGATCGCGCCGGATGCCTTTGGCCACGATGCTGGCCTGCTGTTCGGCGCCGCCGGGGTGCTGGCGCTGATCGCCGGTGGCTGGTCGGCACTGCGCGCGCCGCGACTGAAAACCCTGGTGGCCTACTCGACGGTCGCCCAGCTGGGTTACGCGCTGCTGGCGCTGGGGCTGCTGCTGCACCTCGACGAACCGCGCCTGCATGCGGCCCTGTGGTTGTTCGTGCTGGCCCACGGATTGGCCAAGGTCTCGATGTTCCTCGCAGCCGGCGAGTTGCAGAGCATCCTTGGCAGCAAGCGGGTGAAGGGCATGAAAGGTGCCAGCCAGAACGTGCCGATCGCCCTGGCGGCGTTCGCCGTGGCCGGCGGCAGCCTGATCGGCCTGCCGCCCAGTGGCGGTTTTCTGGCCAAGTGGTTGCTGTTGCAGCCGCTGTTCGAGCGGCCGCAGCACTGGCCCTGGGCGCTGGGCGTATTGTTCGGCACGCTGATGTCGGCGGCCTACGTGTTTCGCGTCATCGCCCATGGCTTCGACCGTGCCCGACCGAATCCACCGAGCATTCATGCCGATCGTCTGGCGCAGTGGCTGGCGTTGCTGCCGGCGCTGCTGGTCTGGGGGCTGGCGCTGATCAGCGAGCCGCTGCTGCTCTGGCTGGGAGGGCTCGGGCGATGA
- a CDS encoding NADH-quinone oxidoreductase subunit K, protein MSATLFWIAVGFALWLLGLHGLLTLQHALRRIIAINLMGSGVFLVMIALAARHDPSDPLLVALVVTGLVVAVSATALALRLSSALAASKEQER, encoded by the coding sequence GTGAGCGCCACGCTGTTCTGGATCGCCGTCGGCTTCGCCCTCTGGCTGCTCGGCCTGCACGGGCTGCTCACATTGCAGCATGCGCTGCGGCGGATCATCGCCATCAACCTGATGGGCAGCGGCGTGTTTCTGGTGATGATCGCCCTGGCGGCGCGCCACGATCCGAGCGATCCGCTGCTGGTGGCGCTGGTGGTCACCGGGCTGGTGGTGGCGGTGAGTGCGACCGCCCTGGCGTTGCGCCTGAGCAGCGCGCTGGCCGCGTCGAAGGAGCAGGAGCGTTGA
- a CDS encoding Na(+)/H(+) antiporter subunit B produces MTDWLLDAVLGLLLLGLAGGALHVRQLYAGVLLFIAFGLVLALVWARLGAADLALAEAAIGAGLTGVLLFAALARQPQAGSEPQLSRRRRLAAVAVLLPLLLMVLPQLAPLAELQPSVPPQIDAALAQSGVEHPVTAVLLNFRAWDTLLELAVLLLALLGARQLGSLQPQLSEPWPMLRAWGRTLAPLLVLAGGYVLWRGAASPGGAFQAGALLASGIVLLRLAGALPALCWSFWPLRLLVLIGLLLFVGVAAACAWFGDGWLQYPAGWAKPLIVFIEAAATLSIAASLSLLVIGDDPEPHS; encoded by the coding sequence ATGACTGACTGGCTGCTGGATGCGGTCCTCGGCCTGTTGCTGCTCGGTCTGGCCGGTGGCGCGCTGCATGTGCGCCAGCTGTATGCCGGCGTGTTGCTGTTCATCGCCTTCGGCCTGGTGCTGGCGCTGGTCTGGGCGCGGCTGGGCGCGGCCGACCTGGCATTGGCCGAGGCCGCCATCGGTGCCGGGCTGACCGGTGTGCTGCTGTTCGCCGCGCTGGCGCGCCAGCCGCAGGCCGGCAGCGAGCCGCAGCTGTCGCGCCGCCGGCGGCTGGCCGCGGTAGCGGTGCTGCTGCCGCTCTTGCTGATGGTGTTGCCGCAGCTGGCACCGCTGGCCGAACTGCAACCGAGCGTGCCGCCGCAGATCGATGCCGCGCTGGCGCAGAGCGGCGTCGAGCATCCGGTGACGGCGGTGCTGCTCAATTTTCGCGCCTGGGACACCTTGCTCGAGCTGGCCGTCCTGCTGTTGGCCCTGCTCGGTGCACGGCAGCTCGGATCGCTGCAGCCGCAGCTGAGCGAGCCCTGGCCTATGCTGCGTGCCTGGGGCCGAACCCTTGCGCCGCTGCTGGTGCTGGCCGGCGGCTATGTGCTCTGGCGTGGCGCGGCATCGCCCGGTGGTGCGTTCCAGGCCGGCGCGCTGCTGGCCTCCGGCATCGTCCTGCTGCGTCTGGCCGGTGCGCTGCCGGCGCTGTGCTGGAGCTTCTGGCCGCTGCGTCTGCTGGTGCTGATCGGTCTGCTGCTGTTCGTCGGCGTGGCCGCCGCCTGCGCCTGGTTCGGCGATGGCTGGCTGCAGTACCCGGCCGGCTGGGCCAAGCCGCTGATCGTCTTCATCGAGGCCGCGGCGACGCTGTCCATCGCCGCCAGCCTGAGCCTGCTGGTGATCGGCGACGACCCGGAGCCGCATTCGTGA